The DNA region AATTTATCTTCTTAAAGCTTTAAaggaattatttttttcatttagaaAGAAGTTTATTAGCATGAAGTTcgtttttttgtatatttgtgAAACTTTCTTGAAAAAAGATGGttcgtttttcttttcttctgatgATGCTTCATTGATATTGAAACAGCTGAACCAACGAAGCACATTACTTCTCCATGGAAGATAGTAATTATCTTCAAACTGAGAACACGGTTATGGACAATGAGTTCATGGATGGATTGCTACTAGATGGTTGCTGGTTAGAGACAACAGATGGATCTGAGTTTCTTAACTTAACTTCTTCTGATCCATCTTCCTTCATGTGGCCTCCAGCTCAAGATACATCAGCAATCTGCACATCAGAAGTAGTATCTCAGACGTACGGTCATCATGATTGTGCAAGTCTTGATGAGTTTCAATGGAACAAAAGGTGGTGGATTGGACCAGGAGGTGGTGGTTCTTCGGTCAAAGAAAGATTGGTTCAAGCAGTTGAACACATTAAAGATTACATAACAGAGAGAGGCTCGCTTATACAGTTATGGGTTCCGGTTCACAGAGGTGGTAAGCGAGTTTTGACCACAAGAGAACAACCTTATAGCCACGATCCGTTGTGTCAGAGACTCGCAAACTATAGAGAGATCTCTGTGAACTATCACTTCTCTGCTGAGCAAGATGATTCCAAGGCCTTAGCTGGTTTGCCTGGAAGGGTTTTCTTGGGGAAGCTTCCTGAGTGGACTCCTGATGTTAGGTTTTTCAGGAGCGAGGAGTATCCTAGAGTCTATCACGCTCAGGACTGCGATGTCCGTGGGACGCTGGCCATTCCAGTGTTTGAGCAAGGGAGTAAGGTTTGTTTGGGTGTTATTGAGGTTGTAATGACCACAGAGATGGTTAAACTAGCACCTGAGCTTGAAAGCATCTGCAGAGCACTTCAGGTTTGTGTCCTTTTCTAAAAAATCTTTCTGCTTTTGCTGTTGAAATGGTTTCTCTAAAAAAGGTAATTTTGTTTCACAGGCAGTTGATCTTAGGAGCACTGAAGTTCTGATTCAGCCTTCTCTAAAGGTAATCAAAGAATACACACTAAGGACGTAATCaatctaaaattttgaagtgatttggaaggatttgatttttaattagttttaaaatgattttagatGAATTTGAGAATTTagtatgtattttattaaaccAGTCTATAAACTAATCTAAAACTAGAAGATTtcgattattatttttatttttaattaagaatTTACACTCAAACActttaaaaacgtttaaaatattttaaaatctacaatttttttttttcctacaaTAACAATGGGTATCAGATTGTTTTATGAAACAACAAATTCAATAGattttaacatgtttttttaaaaaattcaagttTGAATAACTATTAATTTGtcatttaaatataattcaccTCAAACTACTAATTAGATACACCCCTAAGTTCTTTAGAATCTCATTTTGGTATAAACAAGATTCTTCTTTATTACAGGGACGTGACTTATCCTACAAAGCTGCACTACCTGAAATCAGAAACCTCCTGAGATGTGCTTGTGAGACGCACAAACTCCCTCTAGCTCAGACATGGGTCTCTTGTCTTCATCAAAGCAAAAGCGGGTGCCGTCACAACAATGAGAACTACATCCACTGCGTGTCAACCATTGATGATGCATGCTATCTCGGTGATCCAACTGTCCGTGAGTTCCATGAAGCTTGCTCTGAGCATCACCTCTTGAAAGGCCAAGGGGTTGCAGGACAAGCCTTCTTGACCAATGGACCTTGCTTTTCACCTGATGTATCTAACTACAAGAAGTCTGAGTACCCTCTCTCTCACCATGCTAATATGTTTGGTTTGCATGGCTCGGTTGCAATACGACTACGCTGCATCCACACGGGATCTGTTGATTTTGTCTTGGAGTTCTTTTTGCCTAAAGACTGTGATGATGTAGAGGAACAGAGGAAAGTGATGAATGCTCTTTCTACTGTTATGACTCATGTGCCTAGAAGCTTAAGGATTGTCACAGATAAGGAACTTGAAGATGAGTGTGAAGTGATAGTGACGCCAAAGATAGAGATCACATCTGAACATACCGAAGATTGGTTACACCAAAGTAGTAATCCTCAGAATCTTGGATTAATATTTGACGTGGGAGACAAGGCAAGTGATGAGTTCGGTCTGAAAAGAGGTTTTGGTTACACCAAAGGTTCTAATGTTAATGAGAGAAGCACTTTCTCCAGTGGTGGGGTCGAGAAAAAGCGTACGAAAGCAGATAAGACCATAACATTGGACGTTCTTCGACAGCATTTCGCAGGAAGTCTGAAAGATGCAGCAAAGAACATCGGTGGTAAGCTGCATTGCTCTATTGTTTTCACTTCAGTTTATCAGTAAGTCCTAAGATTGAttctcttgttttcttttgtcagTTTGTCCAACGACCTTGAAGAGGATATGCAGGCAACATGGTATACAGAGATGGCCTTCAAGAAAGATCAAGAAAGTGGGACATTCTCTGCAGAAGATCCAACGAGTGATTGATTCTGTTGAAGGTGTTTCAGGTCCTCTTCCCATAGGCTCATTCTACTCGAGTTTTCCTCACTTAGCCTCGTCACAGGAACCACCCCTACAAGGCAAAACCTTTCCTCCTCCACAGCCATTGCAGCTTTCAAGGTCACCTGTTTCCCCATACAGTCACAGTTCAAGCTCCAGCCAATGTTGCTCCAGCGAAACCCAACTAACAGCAACTGATGTAGGAGGAGGTGTATTGACTCTTTCTAGTTTAGAAAACATCCCTCAAAGTACCAACCTGTCGTCGTCATCTCAAGATGATGACTTTCTGAGGATTAAAGTTAGCTATGGAGAAGAGAAGATCAGATTTCGGATGGGGAACTCACGCAGGTTAACTGATCTACTGTGGGAGATAGGGAGGCGTTTTAGCATAGAGGATATGAGCAGGTGTGATCTAAAGTACTTAGATGAAGACAATGAATGGGTTTTGTTGACTTGTGATGAAGATGTAGAAGAGTGTGTAAGTGTCGGCAGAACCACACCGAGTCATACCATTAAGCTTCTGCTTCATGTTTCTTCTCATTGTTACAGTTCATGGCAATgacctttttttttatgtttacaaaTGTTCATAATTGTCATACATTATAGgaaaaaataagtataaaatttttcttttttttaaaatgtactaaattatattatattctttaaaacatttttacagAACACCAAACTTAAAAATAAGTTTGCATTGTGATGAAGACATGTAGAAGAGTAGGTCCAGTTAAATCCGGTTTTACTACTTTACTTACTTACCCAAGCAACAAGATTCTGCTCGCCTTGCCATTGACTCAAGTCAATGGCTTTTCTTCCAGTAACCAGCTCAATTAAGTCTACACCGAAGCAGTATATATCTGATTTAACGGTTAGTTTCCCGCTCATTGCGTGCGTGACAGTAAGTTCCCATGACTCTGGTCGATACATGAGTTCTATCTCCTACCGGACCGAGTTTGTGAAACTTTCTTGAAAATGGATGCTTCGTATTTTTTTCAGATGATGCTTCATTGGTATTGGAAGTAGCTGAACCGACAAAGCACATTACATATCTACGAAAGACAATTTTCTTCAAACTCATATACATCGTAGGAAAAATAAGA from Raphanus sativus cultivar WK10039 chromosome 8, ASM80110v3, whole genome shotgun sequence includes:
- the LOC108822664 gene encoding protein NLP4 — translated: MEDSNYLQTENTVMDNEFMDGLLLDGCWLETTDGSEFLNLTSSDPSSFMWPPAQDTSAICTSEVVSQTYGHHDCASLDEFQWNKRWWIGPGGGGSSVKERLVQAVEHIKDYITERGSLIQLWVPVHRGGKRVLTTREQPYSHDPLCQRLANYREISVNYHFSAEQDDSKALAGLPGRVFLGKLPEWTPDVRFFRSEEYPRVYHAQDCDVRGTLAIPVFEQGSKVCLGVIEVVMTTEMVKLAPELESICRALQAVDLRSTEVLIQPSLKGRDLSYKAALPEIRNLLRCACETHKLPLAQTWVSCLHQSKSGCRHNNENYIHCVSTIDDACYLGDPTVREFHEACSEHHLLKGQGVAGQAFLTNGPCFSPDVSNYKKSEYPLSHHANMFGLHGSVAIRLRCIHTGSVDFVLEFFLPKDCDDVEEQRKVMNALSTVMTHVPRSLRIVTDKELEDECEVIVTPKIEITSEHTEDWLHQSSNPQNLGLIFDVGDKASDEFGLKRGFGYTKGSNVNERSTFSSGGVEKKRTKADKTITLDVLRQHFAGSLKDAAKNIGVCPTTLKRICRQHGIQRWPSRKIKKVGHSLQKIQRVIDSVEGVSGPLPIGSFYSSFPHLASSQEPPLQGKTFPPPQPLQLSRSPVSPYSHSSSSSQCCSSETQLTATDVGGGVLTLSSLENIPQSTNLSSSSQDDDFLRIKVSYGEEKIRFRMGNSRRLTDLLWEIGRRFSIEDMSRCDLKYLDEDNEWVLLTCDEDVEECVSVGRTTPSHTIKLLLHVSSHCYSSWQ